A region from the Lentisphaera profundi genome encodes:
- a CDS encoding DUF3313 family protein — translation MNPVQVWANMDSTLNKVDKKELQNLLNYIHAQVTQALSGYFDLTELDGPDVLTISIALSDGEASCIALETESSAMPLGLASAFVKNSSSTLHQLIDNASVEIKVEDVKTPDLFFAGIDSITNKKANWNSTQESFDFWALRVKKELLACGAGK, via the coding sequence ATCAATCCTGTTCAAGTTTGGGCTAATATGGATTCTACTTTGAACAAGGTCGATAAAAAAGAACTACAGAACCTTCTCAACTATATTCACGCTCAAGTTACTCAAGCACTAAGTGGCTATTTTGATTTAACTGAATTAGATGGTCCAGATGTTTTGACTATTTCTATTGCTTTAAGTGATGGTGAAGCTTCTTGTATAGCTTTAGAAACAGAATCTTCAGCTATGCCTCTTGGACTTGCAAGTGCCTTTGTTAAAAATTCTTCATCGACTCTTCATCAACTCATAGATAATGCTTCTGTTGAAATAAAAGTTGAAGATGTAAAAACCCCAGATTTATTTTTTGCTGGAATTGATTCAATTACTAACAAGAAAGCTAATTGGAATAGTACTCAAGAAAGTTTTGATTTCTGGGCCTTAAGAGTTAAAAAAGAACTCTTAGCTTGTGGTGCAGGTAAATAA
- a CDS encoding Gfo/Idh/MocA family protein, which translates to MEIRKIGIIMNGVTGRMGTNQHLERSIHAIMQEGGIKINNDLTLLPDPVLTGRNENKIKALAEKYGIEKYTTDLQSVLDDPYYKIFFDSSGTQFRRKFVEMAVKAGKAIYCEKPTAITTEDALYLYTLCTDAGLKNGVVQDKLWLPGLRKFSMLKEQGFFGKILSIKGDFGYWVFDGKVEDQPVQRPSWNYREEDGGGMIIDMHCHWRYVFDNLFGAVKSVSCRKAIIVDERVDENGNTYKCTADDTAYATFEVEDGTHIQMISSWNTRVRKDDLLTIQVDGTHGSAIVGLRKCLVQPHAITPKAIWNPDIDSPIDYLDQWHEVPDAGFYDNAFKIQWEKFIRHVELDEDFRWSLLEGAKGVQLAELSLESHDKKCWVDVPGLD; encoded by the coding sequence ATGGAAATTAGAAAAATTGGTATCATCATGAACGGCGTAACTGGCCGTATGGGAACTAACCAGCACCTTGAGCGCTCAATTCACGCAATTATGCAAGAGGGTGGGATCAAAATCAATAATGATTTAACTCTGCTTCCTGATCCAGTTTTGACGGGTCGTAACGAAAACAAAATCAAAGCCCTTGCAGAGAAATACGGTATTGAAAAATACACTACTGATCTTCAGTCAGTGCTCGATGACCCTTACTACAAAATTTTCTTCGACTCTTCTGGTACTCAGTTCCGTCGTAAGTTCGTTGAAATGGCTGTAAAAGCTGGCAAGGCTATCTACTGTGAAAAACCAACTGCTATCACTACTGAAGACGCCCTCTATCTGTACACACTTTGTACTGATGCTGGCCTCAAAAATGGCGTTGTGCAAGATAAACTTTGGTTGCCAGGCCTACGTAAATTCTCTATGCTCAAGGAACAAGGTTTCTTCGGTAAAATCCTTTCTATCAAAGGTGATTTCGGTTACTGGGTATTTGATGGTAAAGTAGAAGACCAACCGGTTCAACGTCCTTCTTGGAACTACCGCGAAGAAGATGGCGGTGGTATGATCATCGATATGCACTGTCACTGGCGTTATGTTTTCGATAATCTTTTCGGCGCAGTGAAATCTGTATCTTGCCGTAAAGCAATCATTGTCGACGAGCGTGTTGACGAAAATGGCAATACTTACAAATGTACTGCTGATGATACGGCTTACGCAACTTTCGAAGTTGAAGATGGCACTCACATTCAAATGATTTCTAGCTGGAATACTCGCGTTCGTAAAGATGATTTACTCACTATTCAGGTAGATGGTACTCATGGTTCTGCGATTGTTGGTCTTCGCAAATGCTTAGTTCAGCCACACGCAATTACTCCTAAAGCTATTTGGAACCCAGATATCGATTCTCCTATTGATTACCTCGACCAATGGCATGAAGTACCTGACGCTGGTTTCTATGATAACGCTTTCAAAATCCAATGGGAAAAATTTATTCGCCACGTTGAACTCGACGAAGATTTCCGCTGGTCACTTCTTGAGGGTGCTAAAGGTGTTCAACTTGCCGAACTCAGTCTTGAGTCACATGACAAGAAATGCTGGGTAGACGTTCCAGGTTTGGACTAA
- a CDS encoding FAD-binding protein — protein sequence MSVEIPQDILDSLTRVKMPSGASERQVNQVIDIAGHKVPVYTTSSLVLGSGAAGLRAAVELKRKGVDVTVATSAMFGGTSACSGSDKQTLHTAGTSNRGDDFVQLGQDISSGGAMDKDTAYIEGADSLRAFSSLQYMGLPLPQDRFGAVLRYQTDHDEVGRATSCGPRTSRLMVKVLCEEAIRLGVDFMKGTTGIQILKEERDGELKSSGLIAIKRTDETNEFGLIVILCDKLVLATGGPGELYRDSVYPKNCFGSLGMALEAGIEAVNLTESQFGIGTRRTEFPWNLSGTYVQVLPYIYSLDKEGNEHNFLADYYRTTQELVSNVFRKGYQWPFHATRMLDYGSSLVDLAIFIESSKGHTIFMDFNRNPQMVPGENEFSLKRLDDDVRTYLVNNEALQDLPIDRLRRMNPLAIELYKMHGHDISEKPLPFNVSNQHMNGGVEVDIWAQSSLKACYAIGEVSGTHGVTRPGGAALNAGQVFGTRCADHIASVGASTPETSEIKTQENTIAAVLAELTNAVGNEKQPSTDEVRDIIQNRMSDNAGFICDKDNALKALLDTQTFNRKLEKGLSIKTSRHAASYFQWRQTALSAEAVLNCLNRYINSDGGSRGARALCSKHGSEIPETRMGKLNEYRFIAEKDEHKSEKIIIKLDPKTNDFVTCTKDIREMEDPGSIFFEKNWGNYLTEKIYDKGFKHR from the coding sequence ATGAGCGTAGAAATCCCACAAGATATCCTCGATTCACTCACACGAGTAAAAATGCCTTCAGGTGCGAGTGAGCGCCAAGTCAATCAAGTGATTGATATTGCTGGACACAAAGTCCCTGTTTATACAACAAGTTCACTTGTTTTAGGTTCTGGTGCTGCTGGCCTTCGCGCCGCGGTTGAACTCAAACGCAAAGGCGTAGATGTCACCGTTGCGACTAGCGCAATGTTTGGTGGGACTTCTGCTTGTTCCGGTTCAGATAAGCAAACTCTTCATACTGCAGGTACATCTAATCGTGGTGACGACTTTGTTCAGCTAGGCCAAGACATTAGTTCTGGTGGTGCAATGGATAAAGATACTGCCTATATTGAAGGCGCCGATTCTTTGCGCGCTTTCTCTAGCCTGCAATACATGGGCTTGCCACTTCCCCAAGATCGTTTTGGTGCCGTCTTGCGTTACCAGACTGATCACGATGAAGTCGGTCGTGCAACCAGTTGTGGACCGCGTACTTCACGCCTCATGGTAAAAGTGCTCTGTGAAGAAGCTATTCGCCTTGGTGTTGATTTTATGAAAGGCACTACCGGGATTCAAATCCTCAAAGAAGAGCGTGATGGTGAACTCAAATCAAGTGGTTTAATTGCCATTAAGCGTACAGATGAAACTAATGAATTTGGACTCATCGTTATTCTTTGTGATAAATTAGTCTTAGCAACCGGCGGTCCTGGTGAACTCTATCGCGATAGTGTTTACCCAAAAAATTGCTTCGGGTCATTAGGTATGGCTCTTGAAGCGGGTATAGAGGCGGTCAATTTAACCGAGAGCCAATTCGGTATTGGAACTCGTAGAACTGAATTTCCTTGGAATCTTTCGGGAACATACGTACAAGTTCTACCTTATATTTACTCACTTGATAAAGAGGGTAATGAGCACAATTTCTTAGCGGATTACTACCGCACGACTCAAGAACTTGTTTCCAATGTATTCCGCAAAGGTTATCAATGGCCTTTCCATGCAACTCGCATGTTAGATTATGGCTCCAGTTTAGTTGATTTAGCTATCTTCATTGAGAGTAGTAAAGGTCATACTATTTTCATGGACTTTAATCGCAATCCTCAAATGGTTCCTGGAGAAAATGAATTTTCTTTAAAGCGTTTAGATGATGATGTGCGTACTTACTTAGTCAATAATGAAGCCTTACAAGACTTGCCTATTGATCGCTTACGTCGCATGAATCCACTCGCCATTGAACTCTATAAAATGCATGGTCACGATATTTCTGAAAAGCCTTTGCCTTTCAATGTATCTAACCAACATATGAATGGTGGTGTCGAAGTCGATATTTGGGCTCAAAGTTCACTCAAAGCCTGTTATGCTATTGGGGAAGTTTCCGGTACTCACGGAGTCACTCGACCTGGTGGTGCCGCACTCAATGCTGGTCAAGTATTTGGAACGCGTTGTGCTGATCATATTGCTTCAGTTGGAGCTTCTACTCCAGAGACAAGTGAAATAAAAACTCAAGAAAATACTATTGCTGCTGTTCTTGCTGAACTCACCAATGCTGTCGGTAATGAAAAACAACCAAGTACTGATGAAGTTCGAGATATCATTCAAAATCGTATGAGTGATAATGCTGGATTTATTTGCGATAAAGATAATGCCCTTAAAGCTTTGCTTGATACGCAAACTTTTAATCGCAAATTGGAAAAAGGTCTAAGCATCAAGACAAGTCGTCATGCGGCCAGTTATTTTCAGTGGCGCCAAACAGCTCTTTCTGCAGAGGCGGTACTCAATTGTCTCAATCGCTATATTAATAGTGATGGTGGAAGTCGTGGTGCGCGTGCACTTTGCTCAAAGCATGGTTCTGAAATTCCTGAAACACGCATGGGTAAACTCAATGAATATCGCTTTATCGCTGAAAAAGATGAGCATAAATCAGAAAAAATCATTATTAAATTAGATCCAAAAACTAATGATTTTGTGACCTGTACCAAAGATATTCGTGAGATGGAAGATCCCGGCTCCATTTTCTTTGAGAAGAACTGGGGTAATTACCTCACTGAAAAGATCTACGATAAAGGTTTTAAGCATCGTTAG
- a CDS encoding LacI family DNA-binding transcriptional regulator, with protein MSVTIYDIAKAAGTSTSTVSRVLNGSALIGDELSAKILETAERLGYKKRAIRKQKSRAIINIKLVLGQLSDPTLPLFYSVPELINSLKKSVPDNQVNIICETSTKPEDLFASKKAANIDAVIFAFCHVPKKTVAYLKEAQIPFLALNRELADSDFISYPNTDEMKKLTSRVIKAKNSKSAIFIQMNKDLDVTIERRNGFLQACAELQVDAQVETLKSLADISEDFIQDLHQQNCQAVVCMNDIIATSFIMRSQQSCYQVPRDFSVSGFDGSSITAVLPKKLCTVKLDMNTLGEKSGEWILERVINRSESPCQIKLPGQFISGETL; from the coding sequence ATGAGTGTGACTATTTACGACATTGCAAAAGCAGCGGGAACTTCCACCAGTACCGTTTCTCGTGTTCTCAATGGCTCGGCACTCATTGGTGATGAACTCTCGGCAAAAATCCTTGAAACCGCTGAACGCTTGGGTTATAAAAAACGCGCTATTCGCAAACAGAAGAGTCGCGCCATTATAAATATCAAATTAGTTCTCGGTCAACTAAGTGATCCCACCCTACCCCTTTTTTACTCGGTTCCCGAACTTATTAATTCACTTAAAAAAAGCGTACCAGATAATCAAGTCAATATTATTTGTGAAACGAGCACTAAACCCGAAGATCTTTTTGCTTCCAAAAAAGCCGCCAATATTGATGCGGTTATTTTTGCTTTTTGTCACGTCCCAAAGAAGACAGTCGCCTACTTAAAAGAGGCTCAAATCCCTTTTCTCGCTTTGAATCGTGAATTAGCTGATTCGGATTTCATTTCTTATCCCAATACCGATGAAATGAAAAAATTAACAAGTCGCGTCATTAAAGCCAAAAACTCGAAATCAGCCATTTTTATCCAAATGAATAAAGATCTGGATGTCACTATTGAGCGACGCAATGGCTTTCTTCAAGCTTGTGCTGAACTGCAAGTCGACGCCCAAGTTGAAACACTCAAAAGCCTTGCTGATATAAGCGAAGATTTTATCCAAGACCTCCATCAACAAAATTGTCAGGCAGTTGTTTGCATGAACGATATTATTGCCACCAGTTTTATAATGCGCTCTCAGCAATCTTGTTACCAAGTTCCCCGTGATTTTTCTGTTTCCGGCTTTGATGGATCCAGTATAACCGCGGTACTTCCAAAAAAGCTCTGTACCGTAAAGCTCGATATGAATACACTCGGCGAAAAGTCCGGCGAATGGATACTCGAACGCGTTATCAATCGCAGTGAATCTCCTTGCCAAATTAAACTCCCCGGTCAATTCATCTCAGGCGAAACTCTTTAA
- a CDS encoding sugar phosphate isomerase/epimerase family protein — MSDKDLSKLCLHTMTNKPWNLDQCLSNYEKAGIGGISVWRNVIEGRNLNQVKKDIANAGLKTASLVRGGFFTGDAAQKQAAIDENKTIIDEAQAIGAPLVVLVCGATPGNTVEQNLQEVRDGIAAILPHAEQAGVKLGIEPLHPMYADTRSCVSSMRSANDLAEGLNHSHIGVTVDVFHLYWEEHLRSELLRCGKNGNLFSYHICDWKTNPADMLNDRGLMGEGIIPVDRISEWVTEAGFKGFHEVEIFSDRYWSMDQNDYLDKIVESYKKLKY; from the coding sequence ATGAGCGATAAAGATCTAAGTAAACTCTGTCTCCACACCATGACCAACAAGCCCTGGAATTTAGACCAATGTCTAAGCAATTACGAAAAAGCGGGTATTGGCGGCATTTCAGTTTGGAGAAATGTGATTGAAGGCCGTAATCTCAATCAAGTAAAGAAAGATATTGCTAACGCAGGTTTAAAAACCGCTTCACTTGTTCGTGGAGGTTTCTTCACGGGTGATGCTGCACAAAAACAAGCGGCTATTGATGAAAACAAAACTATCATTGATGAGGCTCAGGCTATTGGCGCGCCTTTAGTTGTTCTCGTTTGCGGTGCAACACCTGGCAATACGGTTGAACAAAATTTACAAGAAGTTCGCGATGGCATCGCTGCTATTCTCCCTCATGCAGAGCAAGCTGGAGTTAAACTCGGCATCGAACCTTTGCACCCGATGTATGCCGATACTCGTTCTTGTGTATCAAGTATGCGCTCAGCCAATGATCTAGCTGAAGGTCTTAATCATTCTCATATTGGCGTAACCGTCGATGTATTTCATCTCTACTGGGAAGAGCATTTGAGAAGTGAACTTCTCCGCTGTGGCAAAAATGGCAATCTCTTCTCTTACCATATTTGCGATTGGAAAACTAATCCTGCAGATATGTTAAATGATCGCGGACTCATGGGTGAAGGTATCATCCCAGTTGATCGTATCAGTGAATGGGTTACTGAGGCTGGCTTTAAGGGTTTTCACGAAGTCGAAATTTTCTCCGATCGTTACTGGTCAATGGATCAAAATGATTACCTCGATAAAATCGTTGAATCTTATAAGAAGTTGAAATACTAA
- a CDS encoding 3-ketoacyl-ACP reductase, with translation MSETAVVLVTGASRGLGRGIAIELAEGGYSVAINYAGNRTAAEEAAELCRAAAPNADQKFIPIQGDISSSDSRKAMLQSVLDQFGRIDALVNNAGIAPKVRADITEASEESFEELVKTNLMGPYFLTQVVANHWLEAKPETLKGGFRIIFVTSISSHTASVTRGDYCVSKAGLSMAVQLWAQRLADENIQVYELRPGIMKTDMTSGVTAKYDALIEGGLVPQKRWGTPKDLGLAAKSLIDGDFPFSTGTVIDIDGGFQIRHL, from the coding sequence ATGAGCGAAACAGCTGTTGTTTTAGTAACAGGTGCAAGCCGCGGCCTCGGCCGTGGCATCGCCATAGAGCTCGCAGAGGGTGGTTATTCAGTAGCCATCAACTATGCGGGAAATCGCACTGCTGCTGAAGAAGCTGCTGAGCTCTGTCGCGCCGCTGCACCCAATGCGGATCAAAAGTTCATCCCTATACAAGGTGATATATCTTCTAGTGATTCTCGTAAAGCCATGCTTCAAAGTGTACTCGATCAATTCGGTCGTATCGATGCTTTAGTTAATAATGCTGGTATTGCCCCAAAAGTTCGCGCCGATATTACTGAAGCTAGCGAAGAATCTTTTGAAGAATTAGTGAAAACAAATCTCATGGGTCCTTATTTCTTGACTCAAGTGGTGGCTAATCACTGGTTAGAAGCAAAGCCCGAAACCCTAAAAGGTGGTTTTAGAATTATTTTTGTTACCTCTATCTCATCACATACCGCCTCTGTCACACGTGGTGATTATTGTGTCTCTAAAGCTGGTCTCTCTATGGCTGTACAACTTTGGGCACAACGTTTAGCTGATGAAAATATTCAAGTATACGAATTACGTCCCGGCATCATGAAGACTGATATGACTTCTGGTGTAACGGCTAAATACGATGCACTTATTGAAGGTGGACTTGTTCCTCAGAAGCGTTGGGGTACTCCCAAAGATTTAGGACTTGCTGCAAAATCACTTATTGATGGTGATTTCCCCTTCTCTACTGGTACCGTAATTGACATTGATGGCGGCTTTCAAATCCGTCACCTATAA
- a CDS encoding DUF3313 domain-containing protein: protein MKYILTLLMSSLLFFSCSQTAHIEEDEDAKPSGFLGSYDELSKGTDDQVNSRYIAKDIDWKKYKKVNLKAVEVWAGKDSELKEIDKEDLKSLLTYMHAEMQIELVKSFQLTDQAGPDVLEIRFAMTDGDSSNVALDTISTVLPIGLALSFIKKWTLGTHLQVGEAHMEFEVLDSVSRKRLAAGIDARAGTKALKGKFDKWNDVKESFEFWTQKMRYKLVDLGSGTPTKEDKEKMKEEKEDAEDK, encoded by the coding sequence ATGAAATACATACTTACTCTTTTAATGAGTTCACTGCTCTTTTTTTCCTGTAGTCAAACAGCTCATATTGAAGAAGATGAAGATGCCAAGCCCTCAGGTTTTCTAGGTTCTTATGACGAGCTTAGCAAAGGCACAGATGATCAAGTTAACTCAAGATATATCGCCAAAGATATAGATTGGAAGAAGTACAAAAAAGTAAATCTCAAAGCTGTTGAAGTTTGGGCCGGTAAAGATTCTGAGCTCAAGGAAATTGATAAAGAAGATTTGAAAAGCTTACTTACCTATATGCATGCTGAAATGCAGATCGAACTCGTCAAAAGTTTTCAATTAACTGATCAAGCAGGCCCTGATGTTCTCGAAATTCGTTTTGCTATGACTGATGGTGACTCCTCTAACGTAGCTCTCGATACAATATCTACAGTCTTACCAATTGGTCTAGCTTTATCTTTCATTAAAAAATGGACCTTGGGAACTCACCTTCAAGTTGGTGAAGCTCACATGGAATTCGAAGTCTTAGACTCCGTCAGTCGTAAACGCCTTGCTGCGGGTATTGATGCTCGTGCAGGAACTAAAGCACTCAAGGGTAAATTTGATAAGTGGAACGACGTCAAAGAATCTTTTGAATTCTGGACTCAAAAAATGAGATATAAGCTCGTTGATCTCGGTTCTGGTACTCCTACAAAAGAAGATAAAGAAAAAATGAAAGAAGAAAAAGAAGATGCAGAAGACAAATAA
- a CDS encoding IS30 family transposase yields MTYEHLSLEERHYLEIELKAGTSITKIAKNLNRSTSTLSRELKRNKGLRGYRNKQANDFAQERHKVKPKAIKLTEEVKDYIDEHLLKDWSPEQIVGRLKDDQSILLHHETVYQYILRDKESGGELYKLLRHQNKTYRKRYGNQHSRNGIPNRVDIDERPEAANKRERVGDWEMDTIIGKAHKGAIVTMDDRKSKLRLALPVSHKKATLVKDAIISLLTPIKDLVHTLTFDNGKEFTQHETISKELECNSYFAKPYHSWERGQNENANGLLRQYFPNSMALDGISENEVIIAVDKLNSRPRKCLKFKTPYEVFENLTGINLRKSVGVALTT; encoded by the coding sequence ATGACATATGAACATCTGAGTCTTGAAGAAAGACACTACCTTGAAATTGAATTAAAGGCAGGCACATCGATCACTAAAATAGCAAAAAACTTAAATCGTAGTACAAGCACACTTTCACGAGAACTTAAACGTAATAAAGGTCTCCGTGGTTATCGAAACAAGCAAGCCAATGACTTTGCTCAAGAAAGACACAAAGTGAAACCAAAGGCTATTAAACTAACTGAAGAAGTTAAGGACTATATAGATGAGCATTTACTCAAGGATTGGAGCCCCGAACAAATTGTAGGTCGACTAAAAGATGACCAATCCATCTTACTTCATCATGAAACAGTTTATCAATATATTCTTAGAGATAAAGAATCAGGAGGTGAGCTATATAAGCTTCTACGTCATCAGAATAAAACTTATCGCAAACGTTATGGCAACCAGCATAGTCGTAATGGGATTCCCAATCGTGTGGATATAGACGAACGACCTGAGGCAGCTAATAAGCGAGAGCGTGTAGGCGACTGGGAGATGGATACTATTATAGGAAAAGCTCATAAAGGAGCCATTGTAACTATGGATGATCGAAAATCAAAACTGCGTCTAGCATTGCCTGTGTCTCATAAGAAAGCCACGCTTGTGAAAGATGCAATAATCTCTTTGCTAACACCGATCAAAGATTTGGTTCATACTCTTACATTTGATAATGGAAAAGAATTTACTCAGCATGAGACTATCTCCAAGGAATTGGAATGTAATAGTTATTTTGCTAAACCATATCACTCATGGGAACGAGGCCAAAACGAGAATGCTAATGGATTGTTACGGCAATACTTTCCTAACTCTATGGCGCTTGATGGTATCAGTGAAAATGAAGTCATTATTGCGGTTGATAAACTTAATAGTAGACCTCGAAAATGTCTGAAATTTAAGACGCCATATGAAGTTTTTGAAAATTTAACTGGAATTAACTTAAGAAAATCAGTAGGTGTTGCACTTACTACTTGA